The Ferrovibrio sp. MS7 sequence CTTGATGTTGCGCGGCAGGTAGCTGCCGCCGACCATGTCGAGGATGACGTTGACGCCCTGGCCGCCGGTCTCCTGCTTGATGACTTCGGCGAAATCCTCGGTCTTGTAGTTGATGCCGCGCGCGGCGCCGAGCTGTTCGACGAAGCGGCATTTCGCATCGGTGCCGGCGGTGGCGAAGATGCGGCCCGCACCCAGCAGGCGGGAAAGCTGAAGCGCCGCCACACCGATGCCTGAGGCGCCGCCATGGATCAGGATGCTCTCGCCGGCTGAGAGGCCGCCACGGTCGGCGATGTTGCTCCACACCGTGAACCAGTTTTCCGGCAGCGCGGCGGCTTCATCCAGGCTGAGGCCGGCCGGGATCGGCAGGCATTGCACGGCGGGCGCGGTGCAGTATTCGGCATAGCCGCCGCCCGCAACCAGGGCGGTCACCTTGTCGCCGGCCTTCCAGCGCGCGGCATTGGTTCCCAGGGCGACGATCTCGCCGGCCACTTCCAGGCCGGGAATATCCGGGGCGCCCGGCGGTGGCGGATACATGCCGGCACGCTGCATCAGGTCGGGCCGGTTCACGCCGGCGGCGGCAACCTTGATCAGGACTTCGCCGGCTTCCGGCTGCGGCACCGGGCGGCGGCCGGGTTTCAGCACCTCCGGCCCACCGGGCTGGGTGATCTCGATGGCGGTCATGTCCTGGGGCAGCATATCTCTCTCCCTGATCGGTGCCGATTGATGTAGCCTCTGCCGGCCACTGCAGCAAGCGTGCGGATAATTTAAGGGGGGAGGCGGCAATGGACTGGGATGAGGCACTGAAGAAGGCGCCGCTGGCGCCGCAATATGATGCCATGTCGATCGCCGACCTCGAGGAGCGGATCGAGGAACTGAAGGCCGAGATCGACCGCATCCGTACCGTGATCGCCAAGAAGCAGGCGGCGCGCGGCTCGGCCTCCGGCTTTTTCAAAAACTAGCCAACTAGCGCGGGCGCTTTTCCAGCCAGTCGGCGGCCGCCGCCGCCAGCGCGGTTTCGCGCGGGCCGGATTCCAGCAGGATGCGCGGATCGTGCAGCGGGCGGCTCATATCCTCCACCGTCTGCGCCAGGGCTTCCGAACTGCCGGAGCGGAAGCGGCCGGCGCGCTGACCATCACGGATCACGCCGGCATAGAGTGCGCGCAGTGCCCGGCGGTGCTGTTCCCACACATCGGCGCTATCCTGCAACGCCGCCGTTACCACCTCGGCCAGCACGCGGTCGGCCAGCAACAGCCGCAGGCATTCGGCCTCCGCCAGCAGCAACGCCTTCAGCCGCGCCGCCGGGCTGCGGTCGCGGTCGCGCGCCAGTTCCGCCAGCCGCGCCTCGTCGCCCTGCAAGGTGCGGGCGGCCAGGGCAGCGAGGATGGCGCGCTTGCTGGGATAGAAACGATACAGCGCGGTCCGCGCCATGCCGGCCATGGCGGCGATATCCTCGATCCGCGCCTTCTGGCTGCCAAGCTGGCGGAAACTCGCCAGCGCCGCTTCCAGCAGGCGGTCGGAATTCGGCAAAGCCGCTATGTCACCCCGTTCGGCCATGCCCCACCTTACCTGAAACAGCTTCGTCTGAAACCTTGGGGCGGAAAACCGCCCCGGACCGCCTCCTGCTTCACCCTTCCTTAAGCAATCCAGGTTATAAACAACACAGTATCGTATCGTGTTTCCTCCCTGTTGGACTAAGACGGCCGCCGCGCCTGTATGTCCCAACTCCGGCGGCCGTTTTTTTCACGACGCGCCTTTCCCGCGACACGGCGATCCCTCCGTTACAATCTGTTACAACTGCTTGACTCCGTCCGTGGGCGGTGCGTTAATCTTTCTCAGTTGAGGTTGAGGCAATTCACAGGGCCGTCCCGAAATTGGGGCGGCCTATTTTTTTGCCGCCCTCGTATTTTGCCGCGAAGCCGGTATTGTCGCGCCAGTTTGCTTAAGGGGGGAGCGCCCGATGGAGCCGAAGTTTCTCAAGTTC is a genomic window containing:
- a CDS encoding NAD(P)H-quinone oxidoreductase, translated to MLPQDMTAIEITQPGGPEVLKPGRRPVPQPEAGEVLIKVAAAGVNRPDLMQRAGMYPPPPGAPDIPGLEVAGEIVALGTNAARWKAGDKVTALVAGGGYAEYCTAPAVQCLPIPAGLSLDEAAALPENWFTVWSNIADRGGLSAGESILIHGGASGIGVAALQLSRLLGAGRIFATAGTDAKCRFVEQLGAARGINYKTEDFAEVIKQETGGQGVNVILDMVGGSYLPRNIKCLADEGRLVIIALQGGPKGEGDLSLVMRRRLTITGSTLRPRPVAFKGAIAAALEAKIWPGLAAGTIKPIIDSRFPLAEAAAAHARLDAGDHIGKVLLTL
- a CDS encoding DUF1192 domain-containing protein, with the translated sequence MDWDEALKKAPLAPQYDAMSIADLEERIEELKAEIDRIRTVIAKKQAARGSASGFFKN
- a CDS encoding TetR/AcrR family transcriptional regulator; this encodes MAERGDIAALPNSDRLLEAALASFRQLGSQKARIEDIAAMAGMARTALYRFYPSKRAILAALAARTLQGDEARLAELARDRDRSPAARLKALLLAEAECLRLLLADRVLAEVVTAALQDSADVWEQHRRALRALYAGVIRDGQRAGRFRSGSSEALAQTVEDMSRPLHDPRILLESGPRETALAAAAADWLEKRPR